Below is a genomic region from Pan troglodytes isolate AG18354 chromosome X, NHGRI_mPanTro3-v2.0_pri, whole genome shotgun sequence.
ggagggggggcgCCTTCCTCCTCTGAGAGGAGGCCCCGCCCCACGCTATCCGGGCTGTCAGCCCTGATCAACCCTGACAGAGTTCCCGGATGTGCTTTGCCGGATGTGCTTTGCCGGATGTGCTTTGCCGGATGTGCTTTGCCGGATGTGCTTTCCCGGCGGCCATCTTGGGAGTCTGAAGGACCTGAGGCATTTTGTGACGAGGATCGTCTCGGGTCAGCGGAGGGAAGAGACTTAGACCTATCCAGTCTTCAAGGTGTGGGCCCCGAGGGAGAAGTGAGGGACAACCCCACCACAGAGAGAAGCAGCCCTGGCCTGCCCTATCCCTGCAGTGGCACTTGTAGGTGGCGGAAACGAAGATGGTAGCCGAGGGCTGAGGGACGCGTCCTCACGGCAGAAGAAGGGAGGAAATGCCGGCCCTCTAGGGAATAAATAGGAAGGCATTGAGGAGGACCGGGGGAACCCCCACCTCAGAGGACAGATTCCCAGAGATTCCCATCCTGCTCCTCAAATCAGCCCCCATAGAGCTCCCCAGGCACTGAGGCTGAGCGGCCGCCCTCTCATTGCTGGGTGAGGGGTgtaggggagggggagggggaggcctTGTTCTGGGGGTCCCATGGCAAGTCAGCATGGGGAGCTGCCTCCAGTTGGCAGAGGGAAGATTCCCAGGCCCTGCTGGGAACAAGAGTGAGGACTGAGGGGTCACATGTGCGTCAGAACAGACGTGAGGCCACAGGGACCACCCCCGTGGTAGAGTGCTGGGAGGTGGCTGCCACCTCACTACCTCCCACTGCTCTCAGTGATGTGGAGTTTGCCTGAGGTTTTTCCTCAGGCCAGCAGAGTGGTGGGGGCCTGGCCCTGTCTGAGAAAATGTGACAATGCTAATTGAATTCTGAGGGGGTCACGAACCTCAGAATTGTGGGACTCTGGGAGTCTGGCCAGCCCCAGCTGCCGTCTTAGCTGGAGgggctccctcccttcctcttgcaGGTGCTCCAGGAAGCAGGAGTTGAAGACCTGGGTGTGAGGGACACATACATCCTAAAAGCACCACAGCAGAGGAGGCCCAGGCAGTGCCAGGAGTCAAGGTGAGTGCACGACCTGTGTACCAAGGGCCCTACCCCCAGAAACAGGGCAGAGCTGGCAGCACCTGGCCTGTAGCCACCCACTGTCATTCCTGGTGCCTCAGGCTCTGCCTGCCAGCTGTGCCCCGAGGTGCTTTCTCATGTCCTTCTACAGGTTCCCAGGAGACAAACCCCCTAGGAAGACAGGCGACCTGTGAGGCCCTAGAGCACCACCTTAAGAGAAGAAGAGCTGTAAGCCGGCCTTCGTCAGAGCCATCATGGGTGAGTTTCTCAGCTGAGGCCACTGGCACTGTTCCTCTCTCCCTCAGTCCTGTGGGATCCCATCATACCTATTCGTGTTCACACGTTTACCTGCTGCTCCTGAACAATATTCATCATGCCTCTCTTTCTAAACCTTCCACGCCCCAGCTTTGAGCAAGGCTTCCAGAAGGCAATTTTCATACTGGAGTTGGTAGATGCAGAGGATCCcccagatgaggaagaggaggaagcttcctccattttctcttcctctttccactTTTTATTCCCCTCGTCCTCCTCCTGTTCTTCTTTctcatcctcatcctcctctctgcttctgcGTTCTCCAGGGGACAAGGATATGCCTACTGCTGGGATGCCGAGTCTTCTCCAGAGTTCCTCTGAGAGTCCTCAGAGTTGTCCTGAGGGGGAGGACTCCCAGTCTCCTCTCCAGATTCCCCAGAGTTCTCCTGAAAGCGACGACACCATGTATCCTCTCCAGAGTTCTCAGAGTCGTTCTGAGGGGGAGGACTCCTCGGATCCTCTCCAGAGACTTCCTGAGGGGAAGGATTCCCAATCTCCTCTCCAGATTCCCCAGAGTTCTCCTGAGAGCGACGACACCCTGTATCCTCTCCAGAGTCCTCAGAGTCGTTCTGAGGGGGAGGACTCCTCGGATCCTCTCCAGAGACCTCCTGAGGGGAAGGATTCCCAATCTCCTCTCCAGATTCCCCAGAGTTCTCCTGAGAGCGACGGCACCCTGTATCCTCTCCAGAGTCCTCAGAGTCGTTCTGAGGGGGAGGACTCCTCGGATCCTCTCCAGAGACCTCCTGAGGGGAAGGATTCCCAATCTCCTCTCCAGATTCCCCAGAGTTCTCCTGAGAGCGACGGCACCCTGTATCCTCTCCAGAGTCCTCAGAGTCGTTCTGAGGGGGAGGACTCCTCGGATCCTCTCCAGAGACCTCCTGAGGGGAAGGACTCCCAGTCTCCTCTCCAGAATTCTCAGAGTTCTCCTGAGGGGAAGGACTCCCTGTCTCCTTTAGAGATTTCTCAGAGCCCTCCTGAGGGTGAGGATGTCCAGTCTCCTCTGCAGAATCCTGCGAGTTCCTTCTTCTCCTCTGCTTTATTGAGTATTTTCCAGAGTTCCCCTGAGAGTACTCAAAGTCCTTTTGAGGGTTTTCCCCAGTCTGCTCTCCAGATTCCTGTGAGCGCCTCCTTCTCCTCCACTTTAGTGAGTATTTTCCAGAGTTCCCCTGAGAGTACTCAAAGTCCTTTTGAGGGTTTTCCCCAGTCTCCACTCCAGATTCCTGTGAGCCGCTCCTTCTCCTCCACTTTATTGAGTATTTTCCAGAGTTCCCCTGAGAGAAGTCAGAGAACTTCTGAGGGTTTTGCACAGTCTCCTCTCCAGATTCCTGtgagctcctccttgtcctccaCTTTACTGAGTCTTTTCCAGAGTTCCCCTGAGAGAACTCAGAGTACTTTTGAGGGTTTTCCCCAGTCTCCACTCCAGATTCCTGTgagcccctccttctcctccacttTAGTGAGTATTTTCCAGAGTTCCCCTGAGAGAACTCAGAGTACCTTTGAGGGTTTTGCCCAGTCTCCTCTCCAGATTCCTGTgagcccctccttctcctccacttTATTGAGTCTTTTCCAGAGTTCCCCTGAGAGAACTCAGAGTACTTTTGAGGGTTTTCCCCAGTCTCCACTCCAGATTCCTGTGAGCCGCTCCTTCTCCTCCACTTTATTGAGTATTTTCCAGAGTTCCCCTGAGAGAACTCAGAGTACTTTTGAGGGTTTTGCCCAGTCTCCTCTCCAGATTCCTGTGAGCCGCTCCTTCTCCTCCACTTTATTGAGTATTTTCCAGAGTTCCCCTGAGAGAACTCAGAGTACTTTTGAGGGTTTTGCCCAGTCTCCTCTCCAGATTCCTGTgagcccctccttctcctccacttTATTGAGTCTTTTCCAGAGTTCCTCTGAGAGAACTCAGAGTACTTTTGAGGGTTTTGCCCAGTCTTCTCTCCAGATTCCTGTgagcccctccttctcctccacttTATTGAGTATTTTCCAGAGTTCCCCTGAGAGAACTCAGAGTACTTTTGAGGGTTTTCCCCAGTCTCCTCTCCAGATTCCTGTgagcccctccttctcctccacttTATTGAGTATTTTCCAGAGTTCCCCTGAGAGAACTCAGAGTACTTTTGAGGGTTTTCCCCAGTCTCCTCTCCAGATTCCTGtgagcccctcctcctcctccactttaTTGAGTCTTTTCCAGAGTTCCCCTGAGAGAACTCAGAGTACTTTTGAGGGTTTTCCCCAGTCTCCACTCCAGATTCCTGTgagcccctccttctcctccacttTAATGAGTCTTTTCCAGAGTTCCCCTGAGAGAACTCAGAGTACTTTTGAGGGTTTTGCCCAGTCTCCTCTCCAGATTCCTGTGAGCCGCTCCTTCTCCTCCACTTTATTGAGTATTTTCCAGAGTTCCCCTGAGAGAAGTCAGAGAACTTCTGAGGGTTTTGCACAGTCTCCTCTCCAGATTCCTgtgagctcctcctcctcctccactttaCTGAGTCTTTTCCAGAGTTCCTCTGAGAGAACTCATAGTACTTTTGAGGGTTTTCCCCAGTCTCCACTCCAGATTCCTGtgagcccctcctcctcctcctccactttaTTGAGTCTTTTCCAGAGTTCCCCTGAGTGTACTCAAAGTACTTTTGAGGGTTTTCCCCAGTCTCCTCTCCAGATTCCTCAGAGTCCTTCTGAAAGGGAGAACACCCATTCTCCTCTCCAGATTGTTCCAAGTCTTCCTGAGTGGGAGGACTCCCTGTCTCCTCACTACTTTCCTCAGAGCCCTCCTCAGGGGGCAGACTCCCTGTCTCCTCACTACTTTCCTCAGCGCCCACAGGGGGAGGACTCCCTGTCTCCTCACTACTTTCCTCAGAGCCCTCCTCAGGGGGCAGACTCCCTGTCTCCTCACTACTTTCCTCAGAGCCCTCCTCAGGGGGCAGACTCCCTGTCTCCTCACTACTTTCCTCAGAGCCCTCCTCAGGGGGCAGACTCCCTGTCTCCTCACTACTTTCCTCAGAGCCCACAGGGGGAGGACTCCCTGTCTCCTCACTACTTTCCTCAGAGCCCTCCTCAGGGGGAGGACTCCCTGTCTCCTCACTACTTTCCTCAGAGCCCTCCTCAGGGGGAGGACTCCCTGTCTCCTCACTACTTTCCTCAGAGCCCTCAGGGGGAGGACTCCCTGTCTCCTCACTACTTTCCTCAGAGCCCTCCTCAGGGGGAGGACTCCCTGTCTCCTCACTACTTTCCTCAGAGCCCTCCTCAGGGGGAGGACTCCCTGTCTCCTCACTACTTTCCTCAGAGCCCTCAGGGGGAGGACTCCCTGTCTCCTCACTACTTTCCTCAGAGCCCTCCTCAGGGGGAGGACTCCCTGTCTCCTCACTACTTTCCTCAGAGCCCTCCTCAGGGGGAGGACTCCATGTCTCCTCTCTACTTTCCTCAGAGTCCTCTTCAGGGGGAGGAATTCCAGTCTTCTCTCCAGAGCCCTGTGAGCATCTGCTCCTCCTCCACTCCATCCAGTCTTCCCCAGAGTTTCCCTGAGAGTTCTCAGAGTCCTCCTGAGGGGCCTGTCCAGTCTCCTCTCCAtagtcctcagagccctcctgAGGGGATGCACTCCCAATCTCCTCTCCAGAGTCCTGAGAGTGCTCCTGAGGGGGAGGATTCCCTGTCTCCTCTCCAAATTCCTCAGAGTCCTCTTGAGGGAGAGGACTCCCTGTCTTCTCTCCATTTTCCTCAGAGTCCTCCTGAGTGGGAGgactccctctctcctctccagatTCATCCGTGTCCTCCTGATGGGGCGGATCCCCAGTCTGCTCTCCAGATTCCTCAGAGTCCTCCTGAGTGGGAGGACTCCATGTCTCCTCTCCActttcctcagtttcctcctcaggGGGAGGACTTCCAGTCTTCTCTCCAGAGTCCTGTGAGTATCTGCTCCTCCTCCACTTCTTTGAGTCTTCCCCAGAGTTTCCCTGAGAGTCCTCAGAGTCCTCCTGAGGGGCCTGCTCAGTCTCCTCTCCAGAGACCTGTCAGCTCCTTCTTCTCCTACACTTTAGCGAGTCTTCTCCAAAGTTCCCATGAGAGTCCTCAGAGTCCTCCTGAGGGGCCTGCCCAGTCTCCTCTCCAGAGTCCTGTgagctccttcccctcctccactTCATCGAGTCTTTCCCAGAGTTCTCCTGTgagctccttcccctcctccactTCATCGAGTCTTTCCAAGAGTTCTCCTGTgagctccttcccctcctccactTCATCGAGTCTTTCCATGAGTTTTCTTGTGAGCTGCTTCCCCTCCTCCACTTCGAGTCTTTCCCAGAGTTCTCCTGTGAGCTGCTTCCCCTCCTCCACTTCATCGAGTCTTTCCCAGAGTTCTCCTGTGAGCTGCTTCCCCTTCTCCACTTCATCGAGTCTTTCCCAGAGTTCTCCTGTGAGCTGCTTCCCCTCCTCCACTTCATCGAGTCTTTCCAAGAGTTCCCCTGAGAGTCCTCAGAGTTCTCTCCAGAGTCCTGTgagctccttctcctcctccacttCATTGAGCCCATTCAGTGAAGAGTCCAGCAGCCCAGTAGATGAATATACAAGTTCCTCAGACACCTTGCTAGAGAGTGATTCCTTGACAGACAGCGAGTCCTTGATAGAGAGCGAGCCCTTGTTCACTTATACACTGGATGAAAAGGTGGACGAGTTGGCGCGGTTTCTTCTCCTCAAATATCAAGTGAAGCAGCGTATCACAAAGGCAGAGATGCTGACGAATGTCATCAGCAGGTACACGGGCTACTTTCCTGTGATCTTCAGGAAAGCCCGTGAGTTCATAGAGATTCTTTTTGGCATTTCCCTGAGAGAAGTGGACCCTGATGACTCCTATGTCTTTGTAAACACATTAGACCTCACCTCTGAGGGGAGTCTGAGTGATGAGCAGGGCATGCCCCAGAACCGCCTCCTGATTCTTATTCTGAGTATCATCTTCATAAAGGGCACCTATGCCTCTGAGGAGGTCATCTGGGATGTGCTGAGTGGAATAGGGGTGCGTGCTGGGAGGGAGCACTTTGCCTTTGGGGAGCCCAGGGAGCTCCTCACTAAAGTTTGGGTGCAGGAACGTTACCTAGAGTACCGGGAGGTGCCCAACTCTTCTCCTCCTCGTTACGAATTCCTGTGGGGTCTAAGAGCTCATTCAGAAGTCATTAAGAGGAAAGTAGTAGAGTTTTTGGCCATGCTAAACAATACCGTCCCTATTACCTTTCCATCCTCTTACAAGGATGCTTTGAAAGATGTGGAAGAGAGAGCCCAGGCCATAATTGACACCACAGATGATTCGACTGCCACAGAAAGTGCAAGCTCCAGTGTTGTGTCCCCCAGCTTCTCTTCTGAGTGAAGTCTAGGGCAGATTCTTCCCTCTGAGTTTGAAGGGGGCAGTCGAGTTTCTACGTGGTGGAGGGCCCGGTTGAGGCTGGAGAGAACACAGTGCTATTTGCATTTCTGTTCCATATGGGTAGTTAAGGGGTTCACCTGTTTTACTTTTGggtatttttcaaatgcttttcctaTTAATAACAGGTTTAAATAGCTTCAGAATCCTAGTTTATGAACATGAGTCGCACATGTATTGCTGTTTATCTGGTTTAAGAGTAACAGTTTgatattttgtaaaaacaaaaacacacccaAACACACCACATTGGGAAAACCTTCTGCCTCATTTTGTGATGTGTCACAGGTTAATGTGGTATTGCTGTAGGAATTTTCTTGAAACTGTGAAGGAACTCTGCAGTTAAATAGTGGAATAAAGTAAAGGATTGTTAATGTTTGCATTTCCTCAGGTCCTTTAGTCTGTTGTTCTTGAAAACTAAAGATACATACCTGGTTTGCTTGGCTTATGtaagaaagtagaagaaagtaaattgtaataaataaaagTGTCAGTGACTCATTTATTTGATGAACATTGTATCAGCATTTGCTCATAGAAATTACTGTTAGTAGTGAAGTTACCATTAAAAGCAAGACTCATCCCTAACCCTAAAACGGTAGAGTGTAGGTCCAGAAGCCATATCAGGAATGTGGTCAGATTTTCTCTACAATCTAAAGAATAAGTTTAAAAAGGAGTGGGGAGGTGAGACTCCAGATGGAGCCTTTGATTAAAAAGGCCCTGAGCTAAGGCAGTTTTGGGCTTTGGGCAACTGTAGGTGATTCTGTGGGGGCTGATCGTTATGAAGCTGGGTGGTGGCAGGGCCCAGACTCTCAGAAGGTGAGAGAAAAGCCTGGAAAGGAAAACCACTTGAGCGGTTCCCTCTGGGTGGAGGATGAAGCAGAGAGGAGTCTCCACCTGGGGAAGGCATGGAAGGTGTCCTGTGGCTCTGTAACTGGTGAGCCTGAACACAGTGCAAGGACTAGGTGATTGATACCCATCATCTGCAAGTTTTCCTGAGAAATGTGGTGATAATTCCTTGATGTGGTGCTCAGAAGCCTCTAGGCTGGCACTCATTTGCCAGGCCTGGGAGAGCCCAAGCCCATTCCATTGACAGGACTTTTAGTTGGGTTCTTTTGAATGTAATGTGGACAGGTCTAAGCAAGGTCTAGATTTCTCGTGGAGCTTAAATAAAACTAGTGGTTTGGATGGATGATCAGTGGGGAAGGTGAAAAGGAGTTGGTCCTTAACTTAAAATCTACAATCTTTGAGTTGCATTCAGTTGTGGAAGCCTCTTCTTTCTTGAATGATACACTATAtccttttagaaagaaaatgccCTGAGGTATATTTATGAAGCCAAACTTTTGGTTCAGTTCATATTCCTTGACATATTCAGCTAGATGTTCTATGAGACGTTTTGGATAATGAAAACAAGAGCTGAATTTTTCTCAAAAGACAGTAGTAGACTTTGGGGTTATAATCATATTGATGACAACTGCCATTTATTAAAATTCCAAGGTCCGCCAAGCTGTGTGCCAGGTGTTTTGCTCACACTACATACATTCCAGCCATTCTATAGAACAGGGATTATcaaacccattttacagacgaagaAGCTGAGGTTTATAGTTCATGACAAATTCCCCAAGATCACGTGATGATCACATGATTCGAAAGTGACTGGGCTGGGACTTGAGTTCTGAATTCATCTAGACCCACACTGTCCCCACTCCTCTCAGCCTGAGCATAGCCTTCTTCCTGTTAAGTCACTTCTCTTCACACTTCCTAATGTCTTTCAGGTAACATAAAGGAGAAACCTCTGACAAAGTATTTAGATAGGCCTAGAGAAGAAGGGTGACAATGAGAATCAATACCTTTCAAGGATCGTTTTGGGCTTTCTTTACCTAAATTCTTCCTGTTATGAGCCCTAGGTTTCTTAAGAGCTGACTCTGTCTGGGTGCCAGTACTTTTGTCCAGCCCCAGGGCTTTCCCACCTTACAACACCCTCCATTCGATCTCCCCTGGGCGCTCTCCTGTGTAACTCTGGACCCTGGCCTGCTGAGTAACTTCTCACTGTGGTCTCGCACTCTGAAGCCTGTGCCCAGCCCTCAGTGCAAGAGCCCAGAGACATCTGCCCTTCCCCTGACATAGACCACTGTTTGTCACTGGAGAAGTTCCCTGACCGATCCATCCCTCCCGCTGGCTCCTCTGTGATAACGGCCCTCGATGTGAATATCCACTTTGGATAGTGACATTTCCATACCTACGCTGGGCATCTTCAACGCACTCTCCACATATTTCCAAATAGGCCGCAGAGTAAAATCTGATTGTCACATAACATATGGGGTTTAGGGATGTAATCCTAAGGTCAGATATAGCCTATTTGAAATCTTCCTAATATTTGATACTTGTAGTATGATTTTAATGAGATGCATTATCTGAAACGGCACTGAACACAAACAGAGATGAATAAGTTTGTGTAGATGATCAAATGCCAATCTTTCCTTCATAAACTCTGTAGGTGAGGAAAGGCTATAGACATCGCTTTCTAAATGATCTACAGGAAGGTGaatttctaaaaaaacaaaacggTATCAAAATCTTGAAGACTGCCTAGGAGGTGACAAGGGTACTTTGGGGGACATGCCATCTCTGATGagaaataaacaataattaaACATCCTTCCACTGTCTCTCGTCTGTGTACCTGCCCCACAGGAAAATCgtggcttgcagtgagccacaggcACGTGTATAGCTGTTCAGGAATGTTCCATCATATGGAGGGTAGCAGAGGCTCACAGGGTAGGTTATTTTTCACACACCAAAAATATGAGAGAATTCTCAGTCTAAAGAAATTATATAGGTTATTAAAAGGACAGTGCCAAGTGATATTGAGGGATTAAGGTTGACCCTCCCTGCAAAGACTTACAGAATTGTCTTAAAACTGGATGTAATCCTGAATTTGAAACCACCAGTCACCTCGTAGGTGCAAGAAAAAGTCGGAAGATTTCAAGGCTATGCAGACATTCCCAGAAACAATTCCAAGACACGAAGAGAATTACTGTCCTCAAGTATAATAGTTGCTTTTCTTTGAGCACCGTAATGACATATGGGAGAGACTACAAGTGCCCATCTCCATCTTGTCTAGCTCGCCTTCCTGGCGGGTTCATTTGTAGTTAGACGGAAGCCAGTGCATCATTCCCATGCTTTCGTTTCTGTTCAGCGCTAAACATCTGTTGTGACATGGAGGGGCAAGGTGAAAGCAGCTTGGATTGTTGGCTGAGGGGAAAGTGAGGGCCTGCTGTGGATTAGTTTATTATGCCATaacaataccacagactgggtgacttaaacaatagaattgtattttctcccatttctggaGGCTAAATATCTAAGATCAAGATGTAGGCCAGTTTGATTTCTTCCCTGGCCTCCCCGTGGCTTGCTGATGACCACTTTCTCACTGAATTCTTACATGGATGTTctttggtctgtgtgtctgtatcttAATCTGCTCTTTTATGAGAACACCAGTCATCTTGAATATGATCCTAATCATAAGATCTCATTTTACCTTAGCTGCCTGTTCAAAggttctgtctccaaatacagtgatATTCTGCAGTACTGGGGGTTGAGGCTTGGATATATGAACTCTGAATGAAGGGcgcaattcagcccataacaccctGCCAacttaaatcagaatttctgtgCACAAAAATAAGCTCGTGTGAAGCCATTTAACTTTCAGggagttttttcttttccatcaggTTACTGTTAATGTGACTACTGGAGtgctcctcttccttttcttagggTCATTTCAATATTTGACTTAAAAGTAAATAGTGCATGTATTTTTGTtgcaaaaaattctaaaaagacaTAGAAATTGCATTGCTTTCTTTACAAAGTTCCTCCAAAACTCAGCCTCCTACTCAGAAGTTTCCACACGTAACAATGTGGccgtgtaaattttaaaatatgattttcgaTTTCAGGCTTTCATAAAGATAGATgtgctattttatatatacacatatatgtacatatatacacacaggtgTAATGATATAATGATATACATATAGATCTGCCACTTACCTCTGCCACTATAATA
It encodes:
- the MAGEC1 gene encoding melanoma-associated antigen C1 — encoded protein: MGDKDMPTAGMPSLLQSSSESPQSCPEGEDSQSPLQIPQSSPESDDTMYPLQSSQSRSEGEDSSDPLQRLPEGKDSQSPLQIPQSSPESDDTLYPLQSPQSRSEGEDSSDPLQRPPEGKDSQSPLQIPQSSPESDGTLYPLQSPQSRSEGEDSSDPLQRPPEGKDSQSPLQIPQSSPESDGTLYPLQSPQSRSEGEDSSDPLQRPPEGKDSQSPLQNSQSSPEGKDSLSPLEISQSPPEGEDVQSPLQNPASSFFSSALLSIFQSSPESTQSPFEGFPQSALQIPVSASFSSTLVSIFQSSPESTQSPFEGFPQSPLQIPVSRSFSSTLLSIFQSSPERSQRTSEGFAQSPLQIPVSSSLSSTLLSLFQSSPERTQSTFEGFPQSPLQIPVSPSFSSTLVSIFQSSPERTQSTFEGFAQSPLQIPVSPSFSSTLLSLFQSSPERTQSTFEGFPQSPLQIPVSRSFSSTLLSIFQSSPERTQSTFEGFAQSPLQIPVSRSFSSTLLSIFQSSPERTQSTFEGFAQSPLQIPVSPSFSSTLLSLFQSSSERTQSTFEGFAQSSLQIPVSPSFSSTLLSIFQSSPERTQSTFEGFPQSPLQIPVSPSFSSTLLSIFQSSPERTQSTFEGFPQSPLQIPVSPSSSSTLLSLFQSSPERTQSTFEGFPQSPLQIPVSPSFSSTLMSLFQSSPERTQSTFEGFAQSPLQIPVSRSFSSTLLSIFQSSPERSQRTSEGFAQSPLQIPVSSSSSSTLLSLFQSSSERTHSTFEGFPQSPLQIPVSPSSSSSTLLSLFQSSPECTQSTFEGFPQSPLQIPQSPSERENTHSPLQIVPSLPEWEDSLSPHYFPQSPPQGADSLSPHYFPQRPQGEDSLSPHYFPQSPPQGADSLSPHYFPQSPPQGADSLSPHYFPQSPPQGADSLSPHYFPQSPQGEDSLSPHYFPQSPPQGEDSLSPHYFPQSPPQGEDSLSPHYFPQSPQGEDSLSPHYFPQSPPQGEDSLSPHYFPQSPPQGEDSLSPHYFPQSPQGEDSLSPHYFPQSPPQGEDSLSPHYFPQSPPQGEDSMSPLYFPQSPLQGEEFQSSLQSPVSICSSSTPSSLPQSFPESSQSPPEGPVQSPLHSPQSPPEGMHSQSPLQSPESAPEGEDSLSPLQIPQSPLEGEDSLSSLHFPQSPPEWEDSLSPLQIHPCPPDGADPQSALQIPQSPPEWEDSMSPLHFPQFPPQGEDFQSSLQSPVSICSSSTSLSLPQSFPESPQSPPEGPAQSPLQRPVSSFFSYTLASLLQSSHESPQSPPEGPAQSPLQSPVSSFPSSTSSSLSQSSPVSSFPSSTSSSLSKSSPVSSFPSSTSSSLSMSFLVSCFPSSTSSLSQSSPVSCFPSSTSSSLSQSSPVSCFPFSTSSSLSQSSPVSCFPSSTSSSLSKSSPESPQSSLQSPVSSFSSSTSLSPFSEESSSPVDEYTSSSDTLLESDSLTDSESLIESEPLFTYTLDEKVDELARFLLLKYQVKQRITKAEMLTNVISRYTGYFPVIFRKAREFIEILFGISLREVDPDDSYVFVNTLDLTSEGSLSDEQGMPQNRLLILILSIIFIKGTYASEEVIWDVLSGIGVRAGREHFAFGEPRELLTKVWVQERYLEYREVPNSSPPRYEFLWGLRAHSEVIKRKVVEFLAMLNNTVPITFPSSYKDALKDVEERAQAIIDTTDDSTATESASSSVVSPSFSSE